ATGACCTTCATAGCGTTTTGCTCCCGGAAACGCAGATTCAACCGCATCCATAGCATGTACAGGAGCATTTTTCGACCTGATGCTGATGTGATCACCACGATCAAGCACCGTGAACCAGCGCATCTTGTGTGCCACATCACGGGTGAGCCTGAGATGGGGATCCTGATCAATTCCAACCGGCACAACTGTGGGTGCAGGCCCGTCAATGTACTGCGGGTAGAGGATGTCTGCAACCTGTGTGGCAACCGAATCGGCGTGGGCAAGCGCAGTCTCCTGGGAAAAACCATAGATTGCTGAAAGATCCGAGAACTTAATCTTTATTGCAGTTTCAAACGCGAGATCCTTCAGCTGCTCGTTTCTGCTCTGGTAATATGCTGTTCCTGAAAAACCAAGTGCATAAAGGCACTCAAGGTATTCACGACCATACATCTGGCATGCGTCCCAGGAAAGGCCGCGAACCGCATGGGCTTCACGATCAGCAATTGCAATATAGCCTCTCCCGCCATGTTCGACATGCCAGACCACCTCCCGCATCACCATCAGGTGGCCGAGGTGGGGATGGCCTGAAGGCATGAACCCGGTCATCACATTAAATTTCGACCCGGAATTAATTGCATCAACAATCGGCCCGTAATCCCGGTGGCCGACCACGATGTTTCTTCTGAAGAATGCCGGCGGATCAGCAAGGCGTGCTGCCTCGTCTTCAACAGGCGCTATCCCAAATTCGGCAAAAAGCCGGTTAACGTCGACACTCTGGTTGTTCGACCATGGATTAATCCCGGTTTCCATAGAAGTAACTCTCACAATTTTATGCGTGCAAACTCGATGTACACGATCTCTGTATTCTGTACACAGGCAAACAACATCTTCTTTTTCACGCTATGCGCCATCCTGACAGATCGTGAGATGGTGGAGATGGGTAGTATTGTCTCTGCTGGTATCGCATGAACAAGCATCTCGGAATGCGAATCGCTGCTTGTATATACCCTGAAATGATGGCCGAATTTATATCCGGTCCGGGGCGTATAGCCAAGCTGTCTGAGTGCGGTATAGAGGGTGAGTTTTTCCGGGAGTTCGGTATCTTCTGCAACCGCAGATGCTTCAAATGCACCTCGATCAATTGAGCCGGGTGAGAATGTGAGGAGACCCTGGTTCAGCAGATAGAGAACTTCCGGGGGAGAGAGGATGAGGTGGTCCGGATCAAGCCGTGTTCCAAACCACGCTGCTTCAAGAGAGAGCGTATCATCGCCTGAGACAACAGCAGACGCACCCACCGGGACAGCAGTGATATCCCCGGATGATGAGAAGAGCTCGCGTGCAACCGGCCTGTGAAACCTGATATCATAGTAGGTGAGTTCTTCCTCATCATCAACAACAGCCAGGATGTAGTTCTTTCTCATATTCTCCGCTGTTGCCACCTCGCTAATCAGGTTTGGAAAGGTGATTGGGTCACGCTCAGAGAGTACCCTGACCAGGTACTGGGTTGTTCCTTTCCCGGGCCTCTGGCCCCGCCTGAATACCCGGAAGTCATGCGGTCCGGTCTGGACTGCGTATCCCCGCTCCCTGATATCACGGTACACTATAAAAGACCTGAGAAAGTTCCTGCCGCTTTCGCTTTCCCCGGCAAAACGGGTCAGGAGTGAATGAAAAGTATAACCCTTCATCTCGATTTTTCCTCTCTGGATGAGATAGAGGGCTTCTTCGGGTGAAAGAAGGAGCCCGGACTCTACCGGGCGTCCGTATCCCCCCTGATCGTAGAGGGTACGCCCTGCTTCCCCAATCCGGATTGTCGTGCCGTCTAGTATAGCCTTCACTGCCTCTCGTATTGGTGGTGATCCAAGATAAACGCATTTGGAACAAGAAACGCTTTGAAGGGGAGATGCACATAAAATTATACACAAATGGTGTGATTCTATGAAGACTGAGCCGTTACACAGCTACCTACAACTTGCACTTCTGTTTGCCATATGCCTGGTTCTTATTCCCCAGGCAGTTACTGCAGCAGAATTCTTTGATCATGAAACAATGGATCAGACCTACGCAATGGGTATGTATACCGATATACATGCAATTGAAGAAGCAAGGGATGGAGGATATATCCTTGGCGGGTATGTCTACAAAGACGGAATCGGATCATCACTTCTCATACGAACAGATAAAACAGGAGAGGTACGCTGGTCAGAGACATATCCGGGAGACTGGATAGTCTCTCTAAAGGAAGCAGAAGATGAAACCATCTATTTCACAGCCCTTACCTGGATTCAGGAGAGTAAGGATCCCCAGAAGATGAAAGGATCCGGCTATCTTGCATCCACTGACAGGGAGGGAGCACTCCTGTGGAAACAGGAGCTTGAGAACCATTCACCTGCCACCATTACGCTGACAGACAATGAGCTCCTGCTTGTTGGCTGGAGATGGACATCTGTTGACCAGCCGGACATTTCCGGATTCTTCAGCAGGTACGGGTGGGACGGAACCCTTCTTGGAGAGGAAGAGTATCCCGGCCTCCTGGTTCATGACATCCTCCCGGATGAGGGATCCTACCTCCTGTTTGGGGGCAGCAGTGCCATCAATGAAGACGATAGCGTTTCATATGCACATATTACCAGTATCGACACAACAGGAGAGGTTCTGTGGTCAAACACAATTGATGATCTCATCATCTACTCGGCAGCTGCAATGGATGAGGGGTATGTCATGAGCGGGAGTACACACCATTACTGGAC
The nucleotide sequence above comes from Methanocalculus natronophilus. Encoded proteins:
- the endA gene encoding tRNA-intron lyase, translating into MKAILDGTTIRIGEAGRTLYDQGGYGRPVESGLLLSPEEALYLIQRGKIEMKGYTFHSLLTRFAGESESGRNFLRSFIVYRDIRERGYAVQTGPHDFRVFRRGQRPGKGTTQYLVRVLSERDPITFPNLISEVATAENMRKNYILAVVDDEEELTYYDIRFHRPVARELFSSSGDITAVPVGASAVVSGDDTLSLEAAWFGTRLDPDHLILSPPEVLYLLNQGLLTFSPGSIDRGAFEASAVAEDTELPEKLTLYTALRQLGYTPRTGYKFGHHFRVYTSSDSHSEMLVHAIPAETILPISTISRSVRMAHSVKKKMLFACVQNTEIVYIEFARIKL
- a CDS encoding tryptophan--tRNA ligase yields the protein METGINPWSNNQSVDVNRLFAEFGIAPVEDEAARLADPPAFFRRNIVVGHRDYGPIVDAINSGSKFNVMTGFMPSGHPHLGHLMVMREVVWHVEHGGRGYIAIADREAHAVRGLSWDACQMYGREYLECLYALGFSGTAYYQSRNEQLKDLAFETAIKIKFSDLSAIYGFSQETALAHADSVATQVADILYPQYIDGPAPTVVPVGIDQDPHLRLTRDVAHKMRWFTVLDRGDHISIRSKNAPVHAMDAVESAFPGAKRYEGHIDVSGADCLAVSEQVRSIEVAEGGYGFFTPSSTYHTFMEGLQGGKMSSSVEESLFWFDEPLDSVRKKVMSALTGGRMTKEEQVRFGGEPDTCPVYLLNRFHMVEDDTLLLEIRSACMSGSLLCGSCKKATFERVKEFLSDFKDRRDAVSHMVVG